One Vespa velutina chromosome 19, iVesVel2.1, whole genome shotgun sequence DNA segment encodes these proteins:
- the LOC124955903 gene encoding uncharacterized protein LOC124955903 isoform X1, protein MTYAKLLLALGIWMIFTSEGQTDDWLGGFKMDLSEFQRGIQQGVQNLQYDIQKNVEKSLADVRKLTANIEEDVQEAIKKGELKSYATGGSTIITSGPGTIITNGGLGTSRIITSGHLPNGQPYSYDIEDKVIGRTFYHTEKYYNQTKGGIDVTGYTLDLDDPNAKPVPLKPHS, encoded by the exons ATGACGTATGCAAAGTTGCTACTTGCGCTTGGGATTTGGATGATCTT CACTAGCGAAGGTCAAACGGACGATTGGTTGGGCGGATTTAAAATGGATTTGAGTGAATTCCAACGGGGAATACAACAGGGTGtacaaaatttacaatatGACATACAAAAGAACGTGGAAAAGTCGTTGGCCGACGTAAGAAAGCTAACTGCAAATATCGAGGAGGACGTTCAGGAGGCAATTAAGAAAG gAGAACTGAAAAGTTACGCAACCGGCGGTAGTACGATTATCACGAGTGGTCCTGGTACGATTATTACTAATGGTGGTCTTGGTACGTCAAGGATAATCACGTCAGGACATCTTCCTAACGGTCAACCATACTCTTATGACATCGAGGATAAAGTGATAGGTAGAACTTTTTATCACAccgaaaaatattacaatcagACGAAGGGAGGAATCGACGTAACCGGCTATACTTTAGACCTTGATGATCCTAATGCTAAACCCGTTCCGCTTAAGCCACACTCGTAA
- the LOC124955903 gene encoding uncharacterized protein LOC124955903 isoform X2 codes for MDLSEFQRGIQQGVQNLQYDIQKNVEKSLADVRKLTANIEEDVQEAIKKGELKSYATGGSTIITSGPGTIITNGGLGTSRIITSGHLPNGQPYSYDIEDKVIGRTFYHTEKYYNQTKGGIDVTGYTLDLDDPNAKPVPLKPHS; via the exons ATGGATTTGAGTGAATTCCAACGGGGAATACAACAGGGTGtacaaaatttacaatatGACATACAAAAGAACGTGGAAAAGTCGTTGGCCGACGTAAGAAAGCTAACTGCAAATATCGAGGAGGACGTTCAGGAGGCAATTAAGAAAG gAGAACTGAAAAGTTACGCAACCGGCGGTAGTACGATTATCACGAGTGGTCCTGGTACGATTATTACTAATGGTGGTCTTGGTACGTCAAGGATAATCACGTCAGGACATCTTCCTAACGGTCAACCATACTCTTATGACATCGAGGATAAAGTGATAGGTAGAACTTTTTATCACAccgaaaaatattacaatcagACGAAGGGAGGAATCGACGTAACCGGCTATACTTTAGACCTTGATGATCCTAATGCTAAACCCGTTCCGCTTAAGCCACACTCGTAA
- the LOC124955899 gene encoding venom protease-like, which translates to MSIIKKILGTASLTMLLFVLRSNHCLPLDQTNITNIQNGQDVDRGYTEEKIYEISQACLTPANKEGHCKQIGECVLDDVRSNTSQFLNNMCILNRTQIGICCPNESLSTSNLSFVKSLAGPLPSIASFYSEEENNPDDRKGRIQRGCGTNTKIGTRIVGGRPADPREWPWMVALLRKDVVQYCGGVLITDRHILTAAHCVQKFKPRDILIRLGEYDFTKSNETRALDFAVMEIRVHRDFDSATYENDIAIIKIQRPTTFNSYIWPICLPPIDQTFEKKTAIVTGWGTQYYGGPASTILMEVTVPIWPQELCIKSFTQRITKATMCAGAYKGGRDACQGDSGGPLVHQLGNGRWVNVGIVSWGIRCGEPGHPGIYTRVNFYLDWIFANAVF; encoded by the exons ATGTCGATTATTAAGAAGATCCTTGGTACGGCATCATTAACGATGCTCCTTTTCGTACTTCGAAGCAATCACTGCCTTCCTCTCGATCAAACAAACATTACAA ATATTCAAAATGGACAAGACGTCGATCGAGGATATACCGAGGAGAAG ATATACGAAATATCTCAAGCTTGCTTGACTCCGGCCAACAAGGAAGGCCACTGTAAACAAATCGGAGAATGCGTACTCGACGACGTCCGATCGAATACCAGTCAATTTCTCAATAATATGTGCATTCTCAATCGCAC tCAAATAGGAATTTGTTGCCCGAACGAGTCACTGAGTACATCGAATTTGTCGTTCGTGAAAAGTCTGGCCGGTCCATTACCTTCTATAGCAAGTTTTTACAGCGAAGAGGAAAATAATCCAg aCGATAGAAAAGGCAGAATACAGAGAGGATGCGGAACGAACACAAAGATTGGTACGAGAATCGTAGGTGGACGACCGGCTGATCCTCGGGAATGGCCTTGGATGGTGGCGTTACTTAGAAAAGACGTGGTTCAGTATTGCGGAGGTGTTCTCATCACCGACAGACACATATTAACGGCTGCCCATTGTGTTCAAAA ATTCAAGCCACGCGACATTCTCATTAGACTGGGTGAATATGACTTTACGAAATCAAACGAAACCAGAGCTTTGGACTTTGCGGTTATGGAAATAAGAGTCCATAGGGATTTCGATTCAGCCACGTACGAGAATGACATTGCCATTATCAAGATACAACGACCCACTACCTTCAACAGTTACATTTGGCCTATATGTTTGCCACCAATCGATCAgacatttgaaaagaaaacagcTATTGTTACAG GCTGGGGAACACAGTATTATGGTGGACCAGCCAGTACCATTCTTATGGAGGTTACAGTACCGATATGGCCTCAAGAATTGTGCATTAAGAGCTTTACTCAACGTATCACGAAAGCTACCATGTGCGCAGGCGCTTACAAAGGAGGTCGTGACGCTTGTCAG GGAGACTCTGGTGGTCCATTGGTTCATCAACTCGGGAATGGCAGATGGGTGAACGTTGGAATCGTTTCCTGGGGCATTCGTTGTGGCGAGCCTGGCCATCCTGGAATTTACACTCGCGTAAACTTTTATCTCGATTGGATATTCGCGAATGCcgtcttttaa